ACTCGCCGCCCCTCGAACTTCCGTACCGTCTGGCGCCGATTGCGGCTGCGAGGAATTCGATTATTTCGCCGGTAAGAGCGGCGGCGGCCAGCACGGCGATGAAGCCCCAACCGAATTTGCTCCAGCCGGTGAGGAGACCATAGGCCGCGCCGCAGGCGAGAATGAGCCAATTGCCGGGAAGCCCGAGCGGCGTCAGGACAAGCCCCACCAGCATAAAGAAACTTAGAACAAGATATGTAATGATCGAGAGGAGCATTTTCCGTTCTTCCTTCGCCCGGTCAAAAGCCTTTTATCTGTTAACTGTAATCTACGATTACGGCGCCCGTCAAGGTTTCCGTCGTTGCGCGCTTGCCGGAATTGGAAACGGATGCTATTTTTTCAGCATAATTGGGATGAGGTCCAATAAACCAGAGGAGGCGTCGCGATATGAGGATCCTTATCGCTTACTACAGCTTTTACGGGCACATTCTAAAGATGGCGCAGGCCGTAGCGGAAGGCGTGCGCCAGGTGGAGGGGGTAGAATGTATTATCCGGCGCGTCGAGGAATTTGAGAAGGTGAATAAAATCATAGATGGGAATGAGGCCGCGCGCGCTGTTCGCGATCGCCAGAAAGATATTCCCGTTTGCGCGCTTGACGATCTGCGACAGGCTGACGGCATTATCTTTGGCAGCCCGACGCGATATGGGAACATGACAGCCCAAATGAAGCAGCTTTTCGATTCGACGGCGCCACTGTGGCTGAAGGGAGAACTGGAAGGAAAAACGGCGGGTGTTTTCACCTCTACGGCGACTACGCATGGAGGGCAGGAGACGACCCTTATCTCAATGATGATCCCGATTTTGCATTTGGGAATGGTGATTGTAGGAGTACCGTATTCGACTCCGGGAATGCTGCATACGGAAGGTCGAGGCGGAACTCCTTACGGGCCGACGACAATAGCAGGTTCGGACAACAAGCGCGAGCCGGCGGCGGAGGATTTGGAGTTGGCGCGGGCGCTGGGGCGGCGGGTGGCGGAGATAACGAAAAAGCTGAGGAGTTGACGCGTGATTTTCGGCGGTGTCGGACGCGTCGGACGGGTCTGACGGGTCGGAGAAATCGGAGAAGACTCGGGAACAATCATCAAATTCAAGTGCTTCGTGGAGAGATCAACCTATCTTGAGAACGGCCGCTCCGCGGATTTCTGCCCGCTTCAGCCGTTCGAGCACCGAGTTTGCTTCAGACAGCGGATAGACTTCCACGTCGGTCTGTATGGGTATCCTTGACGCCAATTCGAGCAATTCTACGGCATCCTGCCGCGTGCTGTTGGCGACACTCCTGACGGTTCGCTCGCCGTAAAGAAGCGAGTATTCAAAGGAGGGAATTGCGCTCATATGGATTCCCGCAAG
This Candidatus Abyssobacteria bacterium SURF_5 DNA region includes the following protein-coding sequences:
- a CDS encoding DUF456 domain-containing protein, which produces MLLSIITYLVLSFFMLVGLVLTPLGLPGNWLILACGAAYGLLTGWSKFGWGFIAVLAAAALTGEIIEFLAAAIGARRYGSSRGGELAALAGSIVGAIIGAGFGFIVGSILGAFAGAFLAVFFYEYWRLNDLRLSARAGIGALMGKTAAVVLKEIIGVIMAGSVVYFFIA
- a CDS encoding NAD(P)H:quinone oxidoreductase, encoding MRILIAYYSFYGHILKMAQAVAEGVRQVEGVECIIRRVEEFEKVNKIIDGNEAARAVRDRQKDIPVCALDDLRQADGIIFGSPTRYGNMTAQMKQLFDSTAPLWLKGELEGKTAGVFTSTATTHGGQETTLISMMIPILHLGMVIVGVPYSTPGMLHTEGRGGTPYGPTTIAGSDNKREPAAEDLELARALGRRVAEITKKLRS